In a single window of the Dehalococcoidia bacterium genome:
- a CDS encoding dehalogenase, with protein sequence MWFFAGILLAVVLMLLVLWLRSRKIAVTWYEWIIAALGLVLLLVALQNYFASSAGYEPTAPGMFLLVFGLPGILLFAIAAVLVSRRQLRKHDIIK encoded by the coding sequence GTGTGGTTTTTTGCAGGTATACTGCTTGCTGTTGTTTTGATGTTACTAGTGCTATGGCTGCGTAGCCGTAAGATTGCTGTTACCTGGTATGAATGGATCATCGCCGCTCTGGGGCTGGTGCTTTTGCTGGTAGCGCTGCAGAACTACTTTGCCTCGTCTGCTGGATATGAGCCTACAGCACCTGGTATGTTCCTGCTGGTATTCGGTCTGCCGGGCATTCTTTTATTCGCGATTGCCGCCGTTCTTGTATCGCGGAGGCAATTACGCAAGCATGATATAATCAAATGA
- a CDS encoding reductive dehalogenase has protein sequence MSKYHSILSRREFLKALGMGSAGLGALAVAPPAIRDMDEVIASPQADWKRPAWVKEVDKPTVEIDWKILERFDYREVMFVNGFTKAVGKETAGILSQVGLANAKKWIRDKRPGHTLKDYAVKMGAQGYAFDPHSYLGYKKSPTPESLGVPRWEGTPEENARMVRTVMRLYGAVDVAYVELDTDTTEKLIYTYDVDGKQMEIKDVELGEESEKVKILPKKARWVIVYTMMMSHELTRRLPSFNAEATVYMPYAQGPWLQDRFQDFIRTLGYNCYGEPRPNALGTSVGLGVMGGLGEISRIEHIITPGRGFSHRVFKMITDLPLAPTKPIDTGVMDFCRVCKKCSDMCPAHAIAPDTEPTWKIPGPYKNPGVKGWFRIEPLCYTYWRQTGTGCGFCLALCPLNRPQNTSYFKTMRSTIAKTTALNRTFRKMDDLLDWGPRRDPAGFWDLEMPSFGWD, from the coding sequence ATGTCCAAGTATCATTCTATTCTCAGTCGCCGTGAGTTCCTGAAAGCCCTGGGGATGGGAAGTGCTGGTCTGGGGGCTCTAGCCGTCGCCCCGCCAGCTATACGTGATATGGATGAAGTGATAGCCTCACCCCAAGCTGACTGGAAGCGGCCTGCCTGGGTCAAAGAAGTGGACAAACCCACAGTGGAGATCGACTGGAAGATACTGGAGCGCTTCGATTACCGTGAAGTTATGTTTGTCAACGGCTTCACCAAAGCCGTGGGTAAGGAAACCGCTGGGATCTTAAGCCAGGTAGGCCTGGCAAATGCCAAAAAATGGATCCGGGATAAGCGTCCGGGTCATACCCTGAAGGACTATGCCGTAAAGATGGGTGCTCAGGGCTATGCCTTCGATCCTCACAGCTATTTGGGATATAAGAAGTCACCGACACCTGAGAGCCTGGGTGTACCCAGATGGGAAGGAACCCCCGAAGAAAACGCCCGCATGGTGAGGACAGTCATGCGCCTCTACGGGGCCGTTGATGTGGCCTATGTCGAACTGGATACGGATACTACCGAGAAATTAATCTATACCTACGACGTAGACGGTAAGCAAATGGAGATCAAAGATGTGGAACTCGGGGAAGAAAGTGAGAAAGTCAAAATTCTGCCCAAGAAAGCGCGCTGGGTGATCGTCTACACCATGATGATGTCCCATGAGCTAACGAGGAGGCTGCCGTCATTCAACGCGGAAGCCACGGTGTATATGCCCTATGCCCAGGGGCCCTGGCTGCAAGACCGCTTCCAGGACTTTATCCGCACCCTGGGATATAACTGCTATGGAGAACCCCGGCCCAATGCCCTGGGGACATCAGTTGGATTAGGGGTAATGGGAGGACTGGGGGAAATAAGCCGGATAGAGCATATAATAACTCCCGGCCGGGGCTTTTCACATCGTGTATTCAAGATGATTACCGACCTTCCGCTGGCGCCCACCAAGCCCATCGATACCGGTGTTATGGACTTCTGCCGCGTCTGCAAAAAATGTTCTGACATGTGCCCGGCGCATGCCATAGCACCGGACACTGAACCCACCTGGAAGATTCCAGGACCTTACAAGAACCCGGGGGTAAAGGGCTGGTTTAGAATTGAACCACTGTGCTATACCTACTGGCGCCAGACCGGCACCGGCTGCGGCTTCTGCCTGGCGCTGTGCCCGCTGAACCGGCCGCAGAATACATCCTATTTCAAGACCATGCGCAGCACCATCGCTAAAACTACGGCACTGAATCGTACCTTCCGCAAGATGGACGACCTGCTGGACTGGGGCCCCAGAAGGGATCCTGCCGGTTTCTGGGACCTGGAGATGCCCAGTTTTGGGTGGGATTAA